A genomic region of Vitis vinifera cultivar Pinot Noir 40024 chromosome 7, ASM3070453v1 contains the following coding sequences:
- the LOC100854629 gene encoding uncharacterized protein LOC100854629 isoform X1, translating to MFPENPESDQSISEEEDWPQNCISLGGATEKKEGFQIQSQLELLIGTYEADHGRKTANLSHEKQTGFSFEDDDEMSVFHNGGHLILSPRKGSKCNSEERVYDDEGNKFSTFPLNSGAKNFQKVDLHKFGSAKQDGDTWSAVTKETEELVHLNENAGCSSSHVSYSRGNKFSKGGKTKSKPKFSFRFQSNKEDSFGPFITNEKSSRSSKVDQVPEGLEAIEHKTMEGAIAEFVDGFHGEKLKETEIHAVQGDQTVGHGCSKHSVAELLNDLQEKNGLLGGKSKMCCRRKGRRVQLVIKKNISTSEDRTMQNEDPDEPMASGPSSDDEANMQNTRLNVSEAERKTMADRFHDALGAASVNDEAPLFVVPKPSGTGLFGKLQRVMQSEKERDMNFLKKLQIGASPNYEASCIDVKILSRFFEAKLTVCNCSLVENEESSQQGESYQILKECRRRLNTVIFSSRACGDVELEVANLIRIHPAWKEVQVTGSDKIIILATYFSQMSI from the exons ATGTTTCCG GAAAATCCAGAGTCTGATCAAAGCATTTCAG AAGAAGAAGATTGGCCTCAGAATTGTATTTCATTAGGTGGAGCTACTGAGAAGAAG GAGGGATTTCAAATTCAATCACAGCTTGAGTTGCTCATAG GTACATATGAAGCGGATCACGGAAGGAAAACAGCAAATTTGTCACATGAG AAGCAAACAGGTTTCTCttttgaagatgatgatgaaatGTCTGTCTTCCACAATGGGGGTCACTTGATCCTCTCTCCAAGGAAGGGATCTAAATGCAACTCAGAAGAGAGGGTCTATGATGATGAG GGAAACAAATTCTCAACTTTTCCCCTCAACTCTGGGGCTAAAAATTTCCAGAAAGTTGATCTTCATAAATTTGGAAGTGCAAAGCAAGATGGAGACACATGGTCTGCAGTAACTAAAGAAACTGAGGAACTAGTTCACTTAAATGAAAATGCTGGGTGTTCATCATCCCATGTGTCCTATTCCAGGGGAAACAAATTCTCTAAAG GTGGCAAAACTAAATCCAAGCCCAAATTTTCGTTCCGCTTTCAGTCGAATAAGGAAGATTCATTTGGGCCTTTTATTACTAATGAAAAAAGCAGCAGGTCATCCAAGGTTGATCAGGTGCCTGAAGGACTAGAAGCTATTGAACATAAAACCATGGAAGGTGCAATAGCTGAGTTTGTGGATGGTTTTCATGGAGAAAAGTTAAAGGAGACTGAGATTCATGCAGTGCAAGGTGACCAAACAGTTGGACATGGTTGTAGCAAGCATTCAGTGGCCGAGCTTCTAAATGACCTCCAGGAAAAAAATGGGCTGCTGGGAGGGAAATCTAAAATG TGTTGTAGAAGAAAAGGCAGAAGGGTACAGCttgttattaagaaaaatatttccaCATCAGAAGATAGAACCATGCAAAATGAAGACCCAGATGAGCCTATGGCTAGTGGACCATCGAGTGATGATGAG GCCAATATGCAAAATACAAGGCTTAATGTCTCAGAAGCTGAAAGAAAAACTATGGCAGATAGATTTCATGATGCTCTAGGTGCAGCCTCTGTAAATGATGAGGCTCCCCTTTTTGTGGTGCCTAAACCATCGGG CACTGGGTTGTTTGGAAAGTTGCAGCGAGTAATGCAGAGTGAAAAGGAAAGAGACATGAATTTCTTGAAGAAGTTACAAATAGGAGCTAGTCCAAATT ATGAAGCAAGCTGCATTGATGTGAAAATCCTGTCACGATTCTTTGAGGCAAAGCTGACTGTTTGCAATTGCTCTTTGGTTGAAAATGAAGAg AGTTCCCAACAGGGAGAGAGCTACCAAATATTGAAGGAATGCCGAAGAAGGCTAAATACAGTTATCTTTAGCTCAAGAGCTTGTGGTGATGTTGAGCTTGAGGTTGCGAATTTGATTCGTATTCATCCCGCCTG GAAAGAGGTACAAGTAACAGGAAGCGACAAGATAATCATCTTGGCTACATATTTCTCCCAGATGTCAATTTGA
- the LOC100854629 gene encoding uncharacterized protein LOC100854629 isoform X2, with protein MFPENPESDQSISEEEDWPQNCISLGGATEKKEGFQIQSQLELLIGTYEADHGRKTANLSHEKQTGFSFEDDDEMSVFHNGGHLILSPRKGSKCNSEERVYDDEKVDLHKFGSAKQDGDTWSAVTKETEELVHLNENAGCSSSHVSYSRGNKFSKGGKTKSKPKFSFRFQSNKEDSFGPFITNEKSSRSSKVDQVPEGLEAIEHKTMEGAIAEFVDGFHGEKLKETEIHAVQGDQTVGHGCSKHSVAELLNDLQEKNGLLGGKSKMCCRRKGRRVQLVIKKNISTSEDRTMQNEDPDEPMASGPSSDDEANMQNTRLNVSEAERKTMADRFHDALGAASVNDEAPLFVVPKPSGTGLFGKLQRVMQSEKERDMNFLKKLQIGASPNYEASCIDVKILSRFFEAKLTVCNCSLVENEESSQQGESYQILKECRRRLNTVIFSSRACGDVELEVANLIRIHPAWKEVQVTGSDKIIILATYFSQMSI; from the exons ATGTTTCCG GAAAATCCAGAGTCTGATCAAAGCATTTCAG AAGAAGAAGATTGGCCTCAGAATTGTATTTCATTAGGTGGAGCTACTGAGAAGAAG GAGGGATTTCAAATTCAATCACAGCTTGAGTTGCTCATAG GTACATATGAAGCGGATCACGGAAGGAAAACAGCAAATTTGTCACATGAG AAGCAAACAGGTTTCTCttttgaagatgatgatgaaatGTCTGTCTTCCACAATGGGGGTCACTTGATCCTCTCTCCAAGGAAGGGATCTAAATGCAACTCAGAAGAGAGGGTCTATGATGATGAG AAAGTTGATCTTCATAAATTTGGAAGTGCAAAGCAAGATGGAGACACATGGTCTGCAGTAACTAAAGAAACTGAGGAACTAGTTCACTTAAATGAAAATGCTGGGTGTTCATCATCCCATGTGTCCTATTCCAGGGGAAACAAATTCTCTAAAG GTGGCAAAACTAAATCCAAGCCCAAATTTTCGTTCCGCTTTCAGTCGAATAAGGAAGATTCATTTGGGCCTTTTATTACTAATGAAAAAAGCAGCAGGTCATCCAAGGTTGATCAGGTGCCTGAAGGACTAGAAGCTATTGAACATAAAACCATGGAAGGTGCAATAGCTGAGTTTGTGGATGGTTTTCATGGAGAAAAGTTAAAGGAGACTGAGATTCATGCAGTGCAAGGTGACCAAACAGTTGGACATGGTTGTAGCAAGCATTCAGTGGCCGAGCTTCTAAATGACCTCCAGGAAAAAAATGGGCTGCTGGGAGGGAAATCTAAAATG TGTTGTAGAAGAAAAGGCAGAAGGGTACAGCttgttattaagaaaaatatttccaCATCAGAAGATAGAACCATGCAAAATGAAGACCCAGATGAGCCTATGGCTAGTGGACCATCGAGTGATGATGAG GCCAATATGCAAAATACAAGGCTTAATGTCTCAGAAGCTGAAAGAAAAACTATGGCAGATAGATTTCATGATGCTCTAGGTGCAGCCTCTGTAAATGATGAGGCTCCCCTTTTTGTGGTGCCTAAACCATCGGG CACTGGGTTGTTTGGAAAGTTGCAGCGAGTAATGCAGAGTGAAAAGGAAAGAGACATGAATTTCTTGAAGAAGTTACAAATAGGAGCTAGTCCAAATT ATGAAGCAAGCTGCATTGATGTGAAAATCCTGTCACGATTCTTTGAGGCAAAGCTGACTGTTTGCAATTGCTCTTTGGTTGAAAATGAAGAg AGTTCCCAACAGGGAGAGAGCTACCAAATATTGAAGGAATGCCGAAGAAGGCTAAATACAGTTATCTTTAGCTCAAGAGCTTGTGGTGATGTTGAGCTTGAGGTTGCGAATTTGATTCGTATTCATCCCGCCTG GAAAGAGGTACAAGTAACAGGAAGCGACAAGATAATCATCTTGGCTACATATTTCTCCCAGATGTCAATTTGA
- the LOC100854629 gene encoding uncharacterized protein LOC100854629 isoform X3, producing the protein MINYNRTINSHEMFKISLVIKRLPFDIHKFDQKQTGFSFEDDDEMSVFHNGGHLILSPRKGSKCNSEERVYDDEGNKFSTFPLNSGAKNFQKVDLHKFGSAKQDGDTWSAVTKETEELVHLNENAGCSSSHVSYSRGNKFSKGGKTKSKPKFSFRFQSNKEDSFGPFITNEKSSRSSKVDQVPEGLEAIEHKTMEGAIAEFVDGFHGEKLKETEIHAVQGDQTVGHGCSKHSVAELLNDLQEKNGLLGGKSKMCCRRKGRRVQLVIKKNISTSEDRTMQNEDPDEPMASGPSSDDEANMQNTRLNVSEAERKTMADRFHDALGAASVNDEAPLFVVPKPSGTGLFGKLQRVMQSEKERDMNFLKKLQIGASPNYEASCIDVKILSRFFEAKLTVCNCSLVENEESSQQGESYQILKECRRRLNTVIFSSRACGDVELEVANLIRIHPAWKEVQVTGSDKIIILATYFSQMSI; encoded by the exons atgatTAATTATAATAGAACAATTAATTCCCATGAGATGTTCAAAATCTCTTTAGTAATCAAAAGATTGCCCTTTGACATTCATAAATTTGATCAGAAGCAAACAGGTTTCTCttttgaagatgatgatgaaatGTCTGTCTTCCACAATGGGGGTCACTTGATCCTCTCTCCAAGGAAGGGATCTAAATGCAACTCAGAAGAGAGGGTCTATGATGATGAG GGAAACAAATTCTCAACTTTTCCCCTCAACTCTGGGGCTAAAAATTTCCAGAAAGTTGATCTTCATAAATTTGGAAGTGCAAAGCAAGATGGAGACACATGGTCTGCAGTAACTAAAGAAACTGAGGAACTAGTTCACTTAAATGAAAATGCTGGGTGTTCATCATCCCATGTGTCCTATTCCAGGGGAAACAAATTCTCTAAAG GTGGCAAAACTAAATCCAAGCCCAAATTTTCGTTCCGCTTTCAGTCGAATAAGGAAGATTCATTTGGGCCTTTTATTACTAATGAAAAAAGCAGCAGGTCATCCAAGGTTGATCAGGTGCCTGAAGGACTAGAAGCTATTGAACATAAAACCATGGAAGGTGCAATAGCTGAGTTTGTGGATGGTTTTCATGGAGAAAAGTTAAAGGAGACTGAGATTCATGCAGTGCAAGGTGACCAAACAGTTGGACATGGTTGTAGCAAGCATTCAGTGGCCGAGCTTCTAAATGACCTCCAGGAAAAAAATGGGCTGCTGGGAGGGAAATCTAAAATG TGTTGTAGAAGAAAAGGCAGAAGGGTACAGCttgttattaagaaaaatatttccaCATCAGAAGATAGAACCATGCAAAATGAAGACCCAGATGAGCCTATGGCTAGTGGACCATCGAGTGATGATGAG GCCAATATGCAAAATACAAGGCTTAATGTCTCAGAAGCTGAAAGAAAAACTATGGCAGATAGATTTCATGATGCTCTAGGTGCAGCCTCTGTAAATGATGAGGCTCCCCTTTTTGTGGTGCCTAAACCATCGGG CACTGGGTTGTTTGGAAAGTTGCAGCGAGTAATGCAGAGTGAAAAGGAAAGAGACATGAATTTCTTGAAGAAGTTACAAATAGGAGCTAGTCCAAATT ATGAAGCAAGCTGCATTGATGTGAAAATCCTGTCACGATTCTTTGAGGCAAAGCTGACTGTTTGCAATTGCTCTTTGGTTGAAAATGAAGAg AGTTCCCAACAGGGAGAGAGCTACCAAATATTGAAGGAATGCCGAAGAAGGCTAAATACAGTTATCTTTAGCTCAAGAGCTTGTGGTGATGTTGAGCTTGAGGTTGCGAATTTGATTCGTATTCATCCCGCCTG GAAAGAGGTACAAGTAACAGGAAGCGACAAGATAATCATCTTGGCTACATATTTCTCCCAGATGTCAATTTGA
- the LOC100854629 gene encoding uncharacterized protein LOC100854629 isoform X4, translated as MSVFHNGGHLILSPRKGSKCNSEERVYDDEGNKFSTFPLNSGAKNFQKVDLHKFGSAKQDGDTWSAVTKETEELVHLNENAGCSSSHVSYSRGNKFSKGGKTKSKPKFSFRFQSNKEDSFGPFITNEKSSRSSKVDQVPEGLEAIEHKTMEGAIAEFVDGFHGEKLKETEIHAVQGDQTVGHGCSKHSVAELLNDLQEKNGLLGGKSKMCCRRKGRRVQLVIKKNISTSEDRTMQNEDPDEPMASGPSSDDEANMQNTRLNVSEAERKTMADRFHDALGAASVNDEAPLFVVPKPSGTGLFGKLQRVMQSEKERDMNFLKKLQIGASPNYEASCIDVKILSRFFEAKLTVCNCSLVENEESSQQGESYQILKECRRRLNTVIFSSRACGDVELEVANLIRIHPAWKEVQVTGSDKIIILATYFSQMSI; from the exons atGTCTGTCTTCCACAATGGGGGTCACTTGATCCTCTCTCCAAGGAAGGGATCTAAATGCAACTCAGAAGAGAGGGTCTATGATGATGAG GGAAACAAATTCTCAACTTTTCCCCTCAACTCTGGGGCTAAAAATTTCCAGAAAGTTGATCTTCATAAATTTGGAAGTGCAAAGCAAGATGGAGACACATGGTCTGCAGTAACTAAAGAAACTGAGGAACTAGTTCACTTAAATGAAAATGCTGGGTGTTCATCATCCCATGTGTCCTATTCCAGGGGAAACAAATTCTCTAAAG GTGGCAAAACTAAATCCAAGCCCAAATTTTCGTTCCGCTTTCAGTCGAATAAGGAAGATTCATTTGGGCCTTTTATTACTAATGAAAAAAGCAGCAGGTCATCCAAGGTTGATCAGGTGCCTGAAGGACTAGAAGCTATTGAACATAAAACCATGGAAGGTGCAATAGCTGAGTTTGTGGATGGTTTTCATGGAGAAAAGTTAAAGGAGACTGAGATTCATGCAGTGCAAGGTGACCAAACAGTTGGACATGGTTGTAGCAAGCATTCAGTGGCCGAGCTTCTAAATGACCTCCAGGAAAAAAATGGGCTGCTGGGAGGGAAATCTAAAATG TGTTGTAGAAGAAAAGGCAGAAGGGTACAGCttgttattaagaaaaatatttccaCATCAGAAGATAGAACCATGCAAAATGAAGACCCAGATGAGCCTATGGCTAGTGGACCATCGAGTGATGATGAG GCCAATATGCAAAATACAAGGCTTAATGTCTCAGAAGCTGAAAGAAAAACTATGGCAGATAGATTTCATGATGCTCTAGGTGCAGCCTCTGTAAATGATGAGGCTCCCCTTTTTGTGGTGCCTAAACCATCGGG CACTGGGTTGTTTGGAAAGTTGCAGCGAGTAATGCAGAGTGAAAAGGAAAGAGACATGAATTTCTTGAAGAAGTTACAAATAGGAGCTAGTCCAAATT ATGAAGCAAGCTGCATTGATGTGAAAATCCTGTCACGATTCTTTGAGGCAAAGCTGACTGTTTGCAATTGCTCTTTGGTTGAAAATGAAGAg AGTTCCCAACAGGGAGAGAGCTACCAAATATTGAAGGAATGCCGAAGAAGGCTAAATACAGTTATCTTTAGCTCAAGAGCTTGTGGTGATGTTGAGCTTGAGGTTGCGAATTTGATTCGTATTCATCCCGCCTG GAAAGAGGTACAAGTAACAGGAAGCGACAAGATAATCATCTTGGCTACATATTTCTCCCAGATGTCAATTTGA
- the LOC100854629 gene encoding uncharacterized protein LOC100854629 isoform X5 → MMMRNCVLLVKGNKFSTFPLNSGAKNFQKVDLHKFGSAKQDGDTWSAVTKETEELVHLNENAGCSSSHVSYSRGNKFSKGGKTKSKPKFSFRFQSNKEDSFGPFITNEKSSRSSKVDQVPEGLEAIEHKTMEGAIAEFVDGFHGEKLKETEIHAVQGDQTVGHGCSKHSVAELLNDLQEKNGLLGGKSKMCCRRKGRRVQLVIKKNISTSEDRTMQNEDPDEPMASGPSSDDEANMQNTRLNVSEAERKTMADRFHDALGAASVNDEAPLFVVPKPSGTGLFGKLQRVMQSEKERDMNFLKKLQIGASPNYEASCIDVKILSRFFEAKLTVCNCSLVENEESSQQGESYQILKECRRRLNTVIFSSRACGDVELEVANLIRIHPAWKEVQVTGSDKIIILATYFSQMSI, encoded by the exons ATGATGATGAG AAATTGTGTTTTGTTGGTAAAGGGAAACAAATTCTCAACTTTTCCCCTCAACTCTGGGGCTAAAAATTTCCAGAAAGTTGATCTTCATAAATTTGGAAGTGCAAAGCAAGATGGAGACACATGGTCTGCAGTAACTAAAGAAACTGAGGAACTAGTTCACTTAAATGAAAATGCTGGGTGTTCATCATCCCATGTGTCCTATTCCAGGGGAAACAAATTCTCTAAAG GTGGCAAAACTAAATCCAAGCCCAAATTTTCGTTCCGCTTTCAGTCGAATAAGGAAGATTCATTTGGGCCTTTTATTACTAATGAAAAAAGCAGCAGGTCATCCAAGGTTGATCAGGTGCCTGAAGGACTAGAAGCTATTGAACATAAAACCATGGAAGGTGCAATAGCTGAGTTTGTGGATGGTTTTCATGGAGAAAAGTTAAAGGAGACTGAGATTCATGCAGTGCAAGGTGACCAAACAGTTGGACATGGTTGTAGCAAGCATTCAGTGGCCGAGCTTCTAAATGACCTCCAGGAAAAAAATGGGCTGCTGGGAGGGAAATCTAAAATG TGTTGTAGAAGAAAAGGCAGAAGGGTACAGCttgttattaagaaaaatatttccaCATCAGAAGATAGAACCATGCAAAATGAAGACCCAGATGAGCCTATGGCTAGTGGACCATCGAGTGATGATGAG GCCAATATGCAAAATACAAGGCTTAATGTCTCAGAAGCTGAAAGAAAAACTATGGCAGATAGATTTCATGATGCTCTAGGTGCAGCCTCTGTAAATGATGAGGCTCCCCTTTTTGTGGTGCCTAAACCATCGGG CACTGGGTTGTTTGGAAAGTTGCAGCGAGTAATGCAGAGTGAAAAGGAAAGAGACATGAATTTCTTGAAGAAGTTACAAATAGGAGCTAGTCCAAATT ATGAAGCAAGCTGCATTGATGTGAAAATCCTGTCACGATTCTTTGAGGCAAAGCTGACTGTTTGCAATTGCTCTTTGGTTGAAAATGAAGAg AGTTCCCAACAGGGAGAGAGCTACCAAATATTGAAGGAATGCCGAAGAAGGCTAAATACAGTTATCTTTAGCTCAAGAGCTTGTGGTGATGTTGAGCTTGAGGTTGCGAATTTGATTCGTATTCATCCCGCCTG GAAAGAGGTACAAGTAACAGGAAGCGACAAGATAATCATCTTGGCTACATATTTCTCCCAGATGTCAATTTGA
- the LOC104879761 gene encoding protein SRC2-like, translated as MCRSLEITLVSANGIKKVKHISKMDVYVVATVSGDPQSLQKTPVHKDGGSNPTWNFTMKFTIDESLAQLDHLMLIFQLRCCRHVRADKDIGEANVSVKELLNHAGDDMSAKYVTYEVKKPSGKPKGKLNFSFKFGERSHPGATPQVCSPVTAYPIHTVYGSPYAPPSVAAPYPETTAVEFYPPVGFPNTADGYHSNGGHSSKPPQGYPPPEPENGYSPVKHELPDQQPTKNDDISLETLGAAIAMILMGDKVSDAAVVSSDHDRVYNSHGLDS; from the coding sequence atgtgcagATCACTGGAGATAACCTTGGTCTCAGCGAATGGTATCAAAAAGGTCAAACACATCTCCAAGATGGATGTGTACGTGGTGGCCACCGTCTCTGGCGATCCTCAGAGCCTCCAGAAAACGCCGGTGCACAAGGACGGTGGGTCCAACCCCACTTGGAACTTCACTATGAAATTCACCATCGATGAATCGCTGGCTCAATTGGACCATCTCATGCTTATTTTCCAGCTCCGCTGCTGCCGGCATGTCCGCGCCGACAAGGATATCGGCGAAGCCAACGTGTCCGTCAAAGAGCTCCTCAACCACGCCGGGGACGACATGTCCGCAAAGTATGTCACATACGAAGTTAAAAAGCCCTCTGGGAAGCCCAAAGGCAAGTTGAACTTCTCTTTCAAGTTCGGCGAGAGATCACATCCAGGTGCAACTCCGCAGGTATGCTCGCCGGTGACTGCATATCCCATTCACACAGTGTACGGATCACCATATGCTCCACCCTCAGTGGCGGCGCCTTACCCAGAAACAACGGCGGTGGAATTTTATCCGCCGGTGGGTTTTCCTAATACAGCAGATGGGTATCATTCAAATGGTGGGCATTCGTCAAAGCCGCCGCAAGGGTATCCTCCTCCGGAGCCGGAGAATGGGTATTCACCTGTGAAACATGAGCTGCCGGATCAGCAGCCGACGAAGAATGATGATATCAGTCTGGAAACGCTGGGGGCTGCCATAGCTATGATTTTAATGGGAGATAAGGTGTCTGATGCAGCTGTTGTTAGTAGCGATCATGATCGTGTCTATAACTCACATGGTTTGGATAGCTGA
- the LOC100240854 gene encoding protein SRC2 homolog: MEELCRSFDITDLSAEDLEDVRLILKMKVYAIVSISGDPFIDPNRWYSTAVDYQGRTCPRWNNTFFHFTLHDPSLFTNRLHLMFRFYCERTFHHNRYIGGIIVPVKCLFDLAGVLDSFYHVSFPVKLPSGGEKGFLKLSFRFGQSLPRLIRPAPPWPPQQLPRNNTFNHEEPPQLYSGYPSNDPCSYIHSRQQACNYDDQRRNDLHTNQVQYASYNFRSSSLPSAPSYDQINSSGSFPSSFEHYPDSDKDDAYYSSGSYDDEADR; the protein is encoded by the coding sequence ATGGAAGAACTCTGCAGATCTTTTGATATCACAGACCTTTCTGCAGAAGACCTAGAAGATGTCAGGCTCATCTTGAAGATGAAGGTCTACGCCATCGTCTCCATCTCCGGCGACCCCTTCATCGACCCCAACAGATGGTACTCCACCGCCGTCGACTACCAAGGTAGGACATGCCCCAGATGGAACAACACCTTCTTCCACTTCACTCTCCATGATCCCTCCCTCTTCACCAACCGCCTCCACCTCATGTTTAGATTCTACTGCGAACGGACCTTCCACCACAACCGTTACATAGGAGGAATCATCGTTCCAGTCAAGTGCCTGTTCGACCTTGCCGGAGTGCTCGACTCCTTCTACCATGTCAGTTTTCCTGTGAAGCTCCCCTCAGGCGGTGAAAAGGGCTTTCTCAAGCTCTCCTTCCGGTTCGGGCAGTCCCTCCCTCGCCTCATACGGCCGGCACCGCCATGGCCGCCGCAGCAGCTGCCGAGAAACAACACCTTCAATCATGAAGAGCCACCTCAACTTTACAGTGGGTACCCTTCAAACGACCCCTGCAGTTACATCCATAGCCGTCAACAAGCCTGCAATTATGATGATCAACGACGAAATGATCTTCACACAAATCAGGTCCAGTACGCTTCATATAATTTCCGGTCATCCAGTCTTCCAAGCGCACCGAGCTACGACCAAATTAATTCTAGCGGGTCTTTCCCGAGTTCCTTTGAACATTATCCAGATAGCGATAAAGATGACGCATATTACTCTTCTGGTTCATACGATGATGAAGCCGACCGGTGA